In one window of Clavelina lepadiformis chromosome 4, kaClaLepa1.1, whole genome shotgun sequence DNA:
- the LOC143453055 gene encoding general transcription factor II-I repeat domain-containing protein 2A-like has product MKPFTDGDYVKDCLMAVVEVICPEKKKLFSDVSLSARTVTRRIEEMSQDVKTRQQDCLKNLQYFSIAIDESTDTTDTAQLAVFVRGVSSNFDIFEDFVELVPMKGTTTGADILKALLQCTNSLNLDLSKLVSEALCAKTTNLKSVMDTVVKAVNMILSHKRNHRQFRQMLPEAENQYGDALYFCEVRWLSRGAMLARVYELRNEIATFLENKSINATEFRNLEWVSNLATSEQIEFATSGEKTTDT; this is encoded by the exons atgaaacctTTCACTGATGGTGATTACGTGAAAGACTGTTTGATGGCCGTTGTCGAAGTCATATGCCcggagaaaaaaaaattattctccGATGTTAGCCTTTCTGCAAGAACTGTCACCCGACGAATCGAAGAAATGTCACAGGATGTAAAAACTCGCCAACAAGATtgtctaaaaaatttgcaatactTTTCAATTGCTATTGACGAGAGCACTGATACAACGGACACAGCTCAGCTTGCGGTATTCGTTCGTGGAGTCAGctcaaattttgatatttttgaagaTTTCGTTGAGTTAGTTCCTATGAAGGGCACTACAACAGGAGCAGATATTCTGAAGGCACTGTTGCAGTGCACAAACAGTTTGAACCTCGATCTGTCAAAATTGGTGTCG GAGGCGTTGTGCGCCAAGACAACAAACTTGAAGAGTGTTATGGACACAGTGGTGAAAGCTGTGAATATGATTTTGTCTCACAAACGGAATCACCGACAGTTTCGCCAGATGTTACCAGAAGCAGAGAATCAATATGGTGATGCCCTGTATTTCTGCGAAGTTCGCTGGCTAAGTCGAGGAGCTATGCTTGCACGAGTGTATGAGCTGAGAAATGAAATAGCAACGTTCcttgaaaataaaagcattAACGCCACAGAATTTCGTAATCTAGAATGGGTATCTAATCTTGCCACATCTGAACAAATTGAATTTGCAACTTCAGGGGAAAAAACAACTGATACATGA
- the LOC143452867 gene encoding uncharacterized protein LOC143452867, translating into MFVGFIFLLLVVVLGAGVDAQCSSVSDFNVVSNFGSVSLPSGCPVSNATINRDINGTTVVFIGKQRDTTVSPGFRCLFYEGSSTSGTFLGTIAESLPGWVELPQNLTEGFIHCVGEATSASLIQITVPTSNVTSVHVVDKSLIKVESLNFPANYPNDYIQETVIESRQSTSYTVTFNSTFGLGPFLPLFITSDEGTGFVYINTIAAPDPFEITGKEIKIQFVSDAFTPEAGFQITFEKKQLTCSDQGQVKIRLLNQTVYDLCGNEDGYVIISSTPVDDVNLVDPECKANANDPNFNLGLSNCSLLEITDDVLKAHFLLRCLPKLNESEPIQRYMDGCLNLTCEYNRTELLETGAIVPEIKKVELDSVEQEGRLGVNIFFTTSQSYSIELDGGAEVTVPDPVYTKLELSTSDEAFHVQLKECWATPSENPNDEGTRYNIIENSCPANNPFESDDSIEIDRNYLEKNATFNFKSFVWSENEEQAIYVYCRVTICHEDVDSGCPAAPGCTKKRKRDVSSPDSLLVASGPIFIKNSRKKSCEQSNGGCSDVCEMRNDDVICMCYDGKFLGEDGKTCQGVEKYEVIEGGSDSWILVGVIAAFFIVVGCLFVWSKKDGKSRDGTRPLI; encoded by the exons atgtttgtcggtttcatatttcttttacttgttGTAGTGCTGGGAGCTGGAGTAGATGCGCAGTGTTCATCAGTATCAGATTTTAATGTGGTTTCCAATTTTGGAAGTGTATCATTGCCAAGCGGCTGCCCTGTGAGTAATGCCACTATTAATCGGGACATAAATGGAACGACGGTCGTTTTTATTGGGAAACAACGAGACACAACCGTTTCTCCTGGATTCCGATGCTTG TTTTACGAAGGAAGCTCTACGTCCGGCACGTTTCTGGGGACAATTGCAGAATCATTGCCGGGTTGGGTTGAATTACCGCAAAATCTAACTGAAGGATTCATCCACTGTGTTGGCGAAGCAACATCGGCTTCTCTGATCCAAATTACAG TGCCAACATCAAACGTAACATCGGTACATGTTGTGGACAAATCTCTGATAAAGGTAGAATCACTAAATTTTCCTGCCAATTATCCAAACGATTACATCCAGGAGACGGTGATAGAGAGCCGCCAATCAACCTCATATACCGTTACCTTCAATTCTACATTTGGACTTGGCCCTTTCCTTCCTCTTTTT ATAACATCGGATGAAGGGACAGGATTTGTGTATATTAACACAATTGCTGCTCCTGATCCATTTGAAATCACcggaaaagaaataaaaatacaatttgtttCAGACGCTTTCACCCCGGAAGCAGGATTTCAaataacatttgaaaaaa AACAGCTTACTTGCAGCGACCAGGGTCAAGTTAAAATCAG GTTATTAAACCAAACTGTGTACGATTTATGCGGAAATGAAGAcggttacgtcataatcagcTCAACTCCTGTCGACGATGTGAACTTAGTTGACCCCGAGTGTAAAGCAAACGCAAATGATCCAAATTTCAACCTTGGTTTGTCCAATTGCTCGTTATTGGAG ATCACAGACGACGTTCTCAAAGCGCACTTTCTTCTTCGATGTCTTCCTAAATTGAATGAGTCTGAACCGATCCAGCGCTACATGGATGGATGCTTGAACCTTACGTGCGAGTACAACAGGACAGAACTGCTTGAAACTGGAGCGATTGTTCCCGAGATCAA GAAAGTGGAGCTGGATTCTGTTGAGCAAGAAGGAAGATTAGGAGTTAACATTTTCTTCACCACAAGTCAGTCTTATTCGATTGAACTCGATGGGGGTGCTGAGGTCACGGTTCCGGATCCCGTTTACACAAAATTAGAGCTGAGTACATCCGACGAAGCTTTTCACGTTCAG TTAAAGGAATGCTGGGCGACACCGAGTGAAAACCCTAATGATGAAGGAACAAGATACAACATCATTGAAAACAG TTGTCCAGCTAATAACCCATTTGAATCCGATGATTCAATCGAAATTGACCGGAACTACCTGGAAAAAAATGCtaccttcaattttaagtcCTTTGTGTGGTCAGAGAATGAAGAGCAAgcaatttatgtttattgCCGCGTCACCATATGTCACGAGGATGTTGACTCTGGATGTCCGGCTGCT CCTGGTTGTACTAAAAAAAGGAAACGTGACGTGTCATCACCTGATTCGCTCCTGGTTGCATCCGGACCTATCTTCATCAAAAATAGCAGGAAGAAGAGTTGTGAGCAG TCAAACGGTGGCTGCAGTGATGTGTGTGAGATGCGTAACGATGATGTCATATGCATGTGTTATGATGGTAAATTTCTTGGAGAAGATGGAAAAACGTGTCAAG GTGTTGAGAAGTATGAAGTTATTGAAGGGGGAAGCGATTCCTGGATCCTGGTTGGTGTCATCGCAGCTTTCTTCATCGTAGttggttgtttgtttgtgtggAGCAAGAAAGATGGAAAGAGCAGAGATGGCACCCGACCCCTTATTTGA